The Parvibaculaceae bacterium PLY_AMNH_Bact1 genome window below encodes:
- the hemW gene encoding radical SAM family heme chaperone HemW (Derived by automated computational analysis using gene prediction method: Protein Homology. GO_function: GO:0051989 - coproporphyrinogen dehydrogenase activity [Evidence IEA]; GO_process: GO:0006779 - porphyrin-containing compound biosynthetic process [Evidence IEA]), which yields MSSSNKVAASNLIAPEPGFGIPDPGFGIYVHWPFCQAKCPYCDFNSHVVRTVDQATYARALVRELEHMASLSDPQTITSIFFGGGTPSLMEPATVETVLAAIDRLWGINQGVEVSLEANPTSVEAEKFRALAAMGVNRVSLGVQALNDKGLKFLGRLHSVNEALGAIELARTHFGRMSFDLIYARPEQTVEAWEAELTRALSFAVDHLSLYQLTIEEGTPFFDLHARGAFTVPGEDQATALYDATQSICADAGLNAYEVSNHAKAGAECRHNLTYWRYGDYVGVGPGAHGRITKDGVKRATVTERMPSKWLASVEAQGHGLVDQETITPAQSAEEMMLMGLRLQEGVSLNRYAALAGKPINAARLTDLSGDGLLTRDGDRLNATPAGRLVLNKLLGELLT from the coding sequence ATGTCTTCCTCAAATAAGGTCGCAGCATCTAACTTGATCGCGCCCGAACCGGGTTTTGGTATCCCAGATCCTGGCTTTGGCATCTATGTCCACTGGCCTTTTTGCCAGGCAAAATGTCCCTATTGCGATTTTAACTCCCATGTGGTTCGCACCGTTGATCAGGCGACCTATGCCCGCGCCCTGGTACGCGAGCTTGAGCATATGGCGTCGCTTTCTGATCCACAGACCATCACCAGCATCTTCTTTGGCGGGGGCACGCCGTCTCTTATGGAACCAGCAACGGTTGAAACCGTACTTGCTGCAATCGATCGCCTCTGGGGGATCAATCAGGGAGTCGAGGTTTCTCTCGAAGCCAATCCAACGAGTGTCGAGGCAGAAAAATTCCGAGCCCTTGCCGCGATGGGCGTCAACCGCGTCTCTCTTGGTGTGCAGGCGTTGAACGACAAAGGCTTGAAGTTTTTAGGTCGTCTTCATTCCGTTAATGAGGCGCTCGGCGCGATAGAGCTTGCCCGGACGCATTTCGGTCGCATGTCCTTTGACCTGATCTATGCGCGTCCCGAACAAACAGTTGAGGCATGGGAGGCGGAACTCACCCGCGCCCTGTCATTCGCTGTGGACCATTTGTCTCTCTATCAGCTCACAATCGAAGAAGGCACGCCGTTCTTTGACCTTCATGCGCGCGGCGCATTCACCGTGCCGGGTGAAGATCAAGCGACCGCCCTCTATGACGCAACCCAATCAATCTGTGCGGACGCTGGGCTCAACGCCTATGAAGTCTCGAACCATGCAAAAGCAGGCGCGGAGTGTCGTCACAATCTCACCTATTGGCGCTATGGAGATTATGTGGGGGTCGGCCCTGGCGCTCATGGCCGTATCACCAAGGATGGCGTGAAGCGCGCGACCGTGACCGAGCGCATGCCTTCAAAATGGCTGGCCTCAGTGGAGGCTCAAGGTCATGGGCTTGTCGACCAGGAAACCATCACTCCCGCCCAATCAGCGGAAGAAATGATGCTGATGGGATTGCGCTTGCAGGAAGGCGTCTCGCTCAACCGCTATGCGGCTCTCGCAGGAAAGCCGATCAACGCAGCCCGTCTGACGGACCTTTCGGGTGACGGTCTCCTTACGCGAGATGGTGACCGGCTCAATGCCACACCGGCAGGCCGCCTCGTGCTTAACAAGCTGTTGGGCGAGTTGCTGACTTAG
- the rdgB gene encoding RdgB/HAM1 family non-canonical purine NTP pyrophosphatase (Derived by automated computational analysis using gene prediction method: Protein Homology. GO_function: GO:0016462 - pyrophosphatase activity [Evidence IEA]; GO_process: GO:0006281 - DNA repair [Evidence IEA]) gives MARDLRGQKAERIPKSGNRFSGQNARPSKIVVASHNAGKVREIGALLEPFGIETVSAGDLGLPEPEETGLTFKENAELKARAAADASGLLALADDSGLTVAALDGDPGIYSARWAGPSKDFSLAMEKVEQALKETGSKDRAAAFICGLALATPDGKMDYFEGRVEGALVWPPRGDKGFGYDPVFVADGYDITFAEMEPDAKHAISHRADAFRQLTDVFLK, from the coding sequence ATGGCACGCGATCTCAGAGGACAAAAAGCAGAGCGCATTCCGAAAAGTGGAAACCGGTTTTCGGGTCAAAATGCGCGACCCTCAAAAATCGTGGTCGCGAGCCACAATGCGGGCAAGGTGCGCGAAATCGGCGCGCTTCTCGAACCTTTCGGTATTGAGACCGTGTCGGCTGGGGACCTGGGGCTTCCCGAACCAGAAGAGACTGGCCTCACCTTTAAGGAAAACGCCGAACTAAAAGCCCGCGCCGCGGCAGATGCCTCGGGCCTTCTGGCACTGGCAGATGATAGCGGTCTCACCGTCGCTGCCCTAGACGGTGATCCAGGTATCTATTCTGCGCGCTGGGCGGGCCCGTCAAAAGACTTCAGCCTCGCGATGGAGAAAGTCGAGCAGGCGTTGAAAGAGACCGGCAGCAAGGATCGCGCCGCTGCCTTTATCTGTGGGCTCGCGCTTGCGACGCCAGACGGCAAGATGGACTACTTCGAAGGACGTGTTGAAGGCGCGCTCGTCTGGCCGCCCCGCGGCGACAAGGGCTTTGGATATGACCCGGTCTTTGTGGCTGACGGCTATGACATTACGTTTGCGGAGATGGAGCCGGACGCAAAACACGCCATCTCCCATCGCGCCGATGCGTTTCGGCAATTGACCGATGTCTTCCTCAAATAA
- the maiA gene encoding maleylacetoacetate isomerase (Derived by automated computational analysis using gene prediction method: Protein Homology. GO_function: GO:0016034 - maleylacetoacetate isomerase activity [Evidence IEA]; GO_process: GO:0006559 - L-phenylalanine catabolic process [Evidence IEA]; GO_process: GO:0006572 - tyrosine catabolic process [Evidence IEA]) yields the protein MTYRLYNSYANSAGRRVRIALHLKDIPFEYVPVDIAPPTEEHLGEEFGKINPMRLIPALEHDGHILIESMAILDYLEDLHPEPSLYPADPLKKAQAKAFAMTVAAGMHPLHNMRVIKYLGQELELDQKAVAKWYVTWADKGLHALETLVSENRDEGPYCFGECPSVADLFLVPQYANYQNLGLNLTPYPHLAAIMDACNAHPAFIKAAPENQPDFPGED from the coding sequence ATGACCTACCGTCTCTATAATTCCTATGCGAACTCTGCCGGGCGCCGAGTGCGTATCGCACTTCACCTCAAAGATATTCCATTTGAATATGTCCCAGTTGATATTGCTCCGCCTACGGAAGAACATCTGGGTGAGGAGTTTGGCAAGATCAATCCGATGCGGCTTATTCCGGCATTGGAGCATGACGGACATATTCTGATCGAGTCGATGGCGATCCTCGACTATCTGGAAGATCTTCACCCAGAGCCTTCGCTCTACCCTGCGGATCCTCTTAAAAAGGCACAGGCGAAAGCCTTTGCGATGACGGTCGCGGCGGGCATGCACCCGCTCCACAATATGCGGGTGATCAAATATCTGGGGCAGGAGCTGGAACTAGATCAGAAGGCCGTCGCCAAATGGTATGTCACCTGGGCAGACAAGGGACTCCATGCACTGGAGACGCTGGTGTCTGAGAATAGAGACGAAGGGCCCTATTGTTTTGGAGAGTGCCCGAGCGTCGCCGACCTGTTTCTCGTTCCGCAATATGCCAATTATCAGAATCTGGGACTTAATCTGACACCCTATCCACACCTCGCCGCCATTATGGATGCGTGCAATGCACATCCTGCTTTTATAAAGGCAGCACCGGAAAACCAGCCGGACTTTCCCGGCGAGGACTAA